One window of the Nicotiana tabacum cultivar K326 chromosome 4, ASM71507v2, whole genome shotgun sequence genome contains the following:
- the LOC107783942 gene encoding laccase-12-like translates to MQGFNMSIANPLRSLLIYGILLLFANAVSLAKAKIHNHDFVIQATPVKRLCNTRSTITVNGQFPGPTLEVNNGDTLVVKVVNRAQYNVTIHWHGVRQMRTAWADGPEFITQCPIRPGGSYTYRFTIQGQEGTLWWHAHSSWLRATVYGALVIHPKEGTSYPFPKPKRETPILLGEWWDANPIDVIRQATRTGAAPNVSDAYTINGQPGDLYKCSSQDTMIVHVDSGETNLLRVINAGLNQQLFFTVANHKFTVVGADASYVKPFTTSVIMLGPGQTTDVLITANQPPARYYMAARAYASAQGAPFDNTTTTAILEYKAAPCPAKGVKINPVLPSLPAFNDTASATTFTSSFRSARKVEVPTEIDENLFFTVGLGLNNCPAGASSSSCQGPNGTRFTASMNNVSFVLPSNFSLLQAHHQGIPGVFSTDFPAVPPVKFDYTGNVSRSLWQPISATKLYKLRYGARVQIVLQGTSIFTAENHPIHLHGYDFYILAEGFGNFNPQTDTAKFNLVDPPLRNTASVPVNGWSVIRFVADNPGVWIMHCHLDVHITWGLAMAFLVENGVTELEALEEPPVDLPVC, encoded by the exons atgcAGGGCTTCAACATGAGCATTGCCAACCCTTTGCGCTCTTTGTTAATCTATGGCATTTTGCTTCTTTTTGCAAATGCTGTGTCTTTAGCAAAAGCAAAAATCCACAACCACGATTTTGTT ATTCAAGCAACGCCAGTAAAGAGGCTGTGCAATACGCGCAGCACCATAACAGTGAATGGACAATTTCCCGGACCAACTTTGGAAGTGAACAATGGAGATACTCTAGTTGTCAAAGTTGTCAATAGAGCTCAGTATAATGTCACCATTCATTG GCATGGGGTGAGGCAAATGAGAACAGCATGGGCAGATGGACCAGAATTTATCACTCAATGTCCAATAAGACCAGGAGGGAGTTACACTTATCGGTTTACAATTCAAGGACAGGAAGGCACACTTTGGTGGCACGCCCACAGCTCATGGCTCAGGGCCACTGTTTATGGAGCCTTAGTTATCCACCCTAAAGAAGGAACTTCCTACCCTTTTCCTAAGCCCAAAAGAGAAACACCTATTCTTCTTG GTGAGTGGTGGGATGCAAACCCCATTGATGTTATTAGACAAGCCACACGAACAGGAGCAGCGCCTAATGTATCTGATGCTTACACTATCAATGGTCAACCAGGTGATCTTTACAAGTGTTCTAGTCAAG ATACTATGATAGTCCATGTGGATTCTGGTGAAACGAACCTCCTTCGTGTCATCAACGCTGGACTCAACCAACAACTTTTCTTCACAGTAGCCAACCACAAGTTTACTGTTGTTGGAGCAGATGCATCTTATGTTAAACCTTTCACCACATCAGTCATTATGCTAGGACCAGGCCAAACTACTGATGTCCTCATCACAGCAAACCAACCACCAGCCCGATATTACATGGCTGCGCGCGCCTATGCAAGTGCTCAAGGTGCACCCTTTGACAATACCACCACCACAGCCATACTAGAATACAAAGCTGCTCCTTGCCCTGCCAAAGGTGTCAAAATCAATCCAGTTCTCCCATCTCTGCCCGCATTTAATGACACTGCTTCTGCCACTACCTTCACATCCAGTTTCAGGAGCGCAAGAAAAGTTGAAGTCCCAACTGAAATCGACGAAAATCTGTTCTTCACAGTTGGATTAGGACTCAACAATTGCCCTGCAGGGGCAAGCTCCAGCAGCTGTCAAGGTCCAAATGGAACGCGATTCACTGCTAGTATGAACAACGTGTCATTTGTACTACCATCTAATTTCTCCCTACTTCAGGCTCATCACCAGGGGATACCTGGAGTTTTCTCAACTGATTTTCCAGCAGTTCCACCAGTTAAATTCGATTACACAGGGAACGTGAGCAGGTCACTCTGGCAACCTATTTCAGCAACTAAATTATACAAGTTAAGATATGGTGCGAGAGTGCAAATTGTGTTACAGGGAACTAGTATATTCACAGCTGAAAATCACCCAATTCATCTTCACGGTTATGATTTTTACATTCTTGCTGAGGGATTTGGGAATTTCAATCCACAAACTGATACTGCTAAATTCAACCTTGTCGATCCACCTCTTCGTAATACTGCAAGTGTACCAGTTAATGGATGGTCCGTCATTAGATTCGTCGCTGATAATCCAG GAGTTTGGATAATGCATTGTCACTtggatgtgcatattacttgggGTTTGGCCATGGCTTTCCTCGTCGAAAATGGAGTTACTGAATTGGAAGCATTGGAGGAACCTCCAGTTGATCTTCCTGTCTGTTAA